The following proteins come from a genomic window of Pirellulales bacterium:
- a CDS encoding BON domain-containing protein yields the protein MSAASAGTTRRDHDLEIRVQSALAASNIPALRRLVVEALDGTVTLRGRVCSFYEKQLSHTHCRHVPGVDRLVDAIDVIAASRNRTAVA from the coding sequence ATGTCCGCCGCATCTGCAGGTACTACTCGCCGCGACCATGACCTGGAAATTCGCGTCCAGTCGGCGCTCGCAGCGAGCAATATTCCCGCATTGCGACGCCTGGTTGTCGAGGCGTTGGATGGAACCGTAACGCTGCGAGGTCGGGTCTGCTCGTTCTACGAAAAACAACTGAGCCATACGCACTGCCGCCATGTACCTGGCGTGGACCGGCTCGTGGATGCCATCGACGTGATTGCCGCGTCGCGTAACCGTACGGCCGTGGCATGA